One part of the Loxodonta africana isolate mLoxAfr1 chromosome 13, mLoxAfr1.hap2, whole genome shotgun sequence genome encodes these proteins:
- the HYKK gene encoding hydroxylysine kinase: MASGDGQQSQALTKPAFSEVQASALVESIFGLKVFKVQPLPSYDDQNFHVYISRTKDTADGPTEYVLKINNTESSKNPDLIEVQSHSIMFLQAAGFPTASIYHTKGDNVTSLMSVDNGSETKSYLVRLMTYLPGRPIAEISISPQLLYEIGRLAAKLDKTLEKFRHPKLSALRRENFIWNLKNVPLLEKYLYALDQNRNRKIVEQVIQLFKDEVMTKLNQFRECINHGDLNDYNILIEPSSNSAVYRVSGILDFNDMSYGYYVFEVAITIMYMMIESKAPIQVGGHVLAGFESIIPLTAVERGALFLLVCSRFCQSLVIAAYSCQLHPENKEYLMISAKTGWKHLQQMFDMGQKAVEEIWFETAKSYDSGISL; this comes from the exons ATGGCAAGTGGAGATGGTCAGCAATCACAGGCTCTTACCAAACCTGCTTTCAGTGAGGTACAAGCCTCTGCATTAGTGGAATCGATATTTGGGTTAAAAGTTTTCAAGGTCCAGCCACTTCCCAGCTACGATGACCAAAACTTTCATGTGTACATTTCAAGAACCAAAGACACTGCAGATGGCCCAACTGAATatgttctcaaaataaacaacacagAGTCTAGCAAAAATCCAGACCTGATTGAAGTGCAGAGTCACAGCATCATGTTTCTGCAAGCAGCTGGATTTCCAACAGCCTCCATATACCACACTAAAGGAGACAACGTAACCTCTCTTATGTCCGTAG ACAATGGCTCTGAAACCAAAAGTTACTTGGTGAGGCTGATGACTTATCTCCCAGGAAGACCCATAGCTGAGATTTCCATCAGTCCCCAGCTATTATATGAAATTGGAAGACTAGCTGCCAAATTGGATAAGACACTGGAG AAATTCCGTCACCCAAAGTTAAGTGCTCTTCGTCGGGAGAACTTCATCTGGAATCTGAAAAATGTTCCTCTTTTGGAGAAATACCTATATGCCTTGGACCAGAATCGAAATCGCAAGATTGTCGAACAGGTCATTCAGCTGTTCAAGGATGAAGTAATGACCAAACTAAATCAATTTCGAGAAT GTATCAATCATGGAGATCTTAATGACTATAACATTTTAATAGAGCCCAGCAGCAATTCAGCTGTTTATCGAGTATCTGGGATTTTAGACTTTAATGATATGAGCTATGGCTACTATGTGTTTGAAGTGGCCATTACCATCATGTACATGATGATTGAAAGCAAGGCTCCCATACAAGTGGGAGGTCATGTCCTTGCAGGGTTTGAAAGTATAATCCCACTGACGGCTGTAGAAAGGGGTGCTTTGTTCCTCCTTGTGTGCAGTCGTTTTTGTCAGTCACTTGTCATAGCTGCATACTCTTGCCAACTACATCCAGAGAACAAAGAATACCTCATGATTAGTGCAAAAACTGGATGGAAGCACTTACAGCAAATGTTTGACATGGGCCAGAAAGCTGTGGAAGAAATCTGGTTTGAAACAGCCAAGTCCTATGACTCTGGGATCTCCTTGTAA
- the PSMA4 gene encoding proteasome subunit alpha type-4 — translation MSRRYDSRTTIFSPEGRLYQVEYAMEAIGHAGTCLGILANDGVLLAAERRNIHKLLDEVFFSEKIYKLNEDMACSVAGITSDANVLTNELRLIAQRYLLQYQEPIPCEQLVTALCDIKQAYTQFGGKRPFGVSLLYIGWDKHYGFQLYQSDPSGNYGGWKATCIGNNSAAAVSMLKQDYKEGEMTLKSALALAIKVLNKTMDVSKLSAEKVEIATLTRENGKTVIRVLKQKEVEQLIKKHEEEEAKAEREKKEKEQKEKDK, via the exons ATG TCTCGAAGATATGACTCCAGGACTACTATATTTTCTCCAGAAG GTCGCTTGTACCaagttgaatatgccatggaagCTATTGGACATGCAGGCACCTGTCTGGGAATTTTAGCAAATGATGGTGTTTTGCTTGCAGCAGAGAGACGCAACATCCACAAGCTTCTTGATGAagtctttttttctgaaaaaatttATAAACTCAATGA GGACATGGCTTGCAGCGTGGCGGGTATAACTTCGGATGCTAATGTTCTAACTAATGAACTGAGGCTCATTGCTCAAAG GTATTTGTTGCAGTATCAGGAGCCTATTCCCTGTGAGCAGTTGGTCACAGCACTGTGTGACATCAAGCAAGCTTATACACAGTTTGGAG GAAAACGTCCCTTTGGTGTTTCATTGCTGTACATTGGCTGGGATAAACACTATGGCTTTCAGCTCTATCAGAGTGACCCTAGTGGAAATTACGGGGGCTGGAAAGCCACATGCATTGGAAATAACAGTGCA GCAGCTGTGTCAATGTTGAAACAAGACTACAAAGAAGGAGAAATGACTTTGAAGTCAGCACTTGCTTTAGCTATCAAGGTGCTAAATAAGACCATGGATGTTAGTAAACTTTCTGCTGAAAAAG TGGAAATTGCAACCCTAACAAGAGAGAATGGCAAGACAGTAATCCGAGTTCTCAAACAGAAGGAAGTGGAACAGCTGATCAAAAAACACGAGGAAGAAGAAGCTAAAGCTGAGcgtgagaagaaagaaaaagaacagaaagaaaaggatAAATAG